From the genome of Haloplanus sp. XH21, one region includes:
- a CDS encoding toxin-antitoxin system TumE family protein — MASLTDDDLDGVSEGRKYPDGTVVRVFCMRTARDAYPSGWAYKLHYGATEPDPPRTLDDGPIRRYDNSHEDTKGHELHVAPDPNPDSIKFPGMVELWERFWSEILKSEFEVK, encoded by the coding sequence ATGGCCTCACTGACCGACGACGACCTCGATGGCGTGAGCGAGGGGCGAAAGTACCCCGACGGGACTGTCGTCCGCGTGTTCTGTATGCGGACAGCCCGTGACGCGTACCCGTCTGGGTGGGCCTACAAGCTCCACTACGGTGCGACGGAGCCGGACCCGCCCCGCACGCTTGACGATGGGCCGATCCGTCGGTACGACAACTCTCACGAGGACACCAAAGGGCACGAACTGCACGTTGCACCGGACCCCAACCCAGACAGCATCAAGTTCCCGGGGATGGTCGAACTCTGGGAACGGTTCTGGAGCGAGATCCTCAAATCCGAGTTCGAGGTCAAGTGA